From Denitrovibrio acetiphilus DSM 12809, the proteins below share one genomic window:
- a CDS encoding sigma-54-dependent transcriptional regulator, with protein sequence MKILIVDDEKNHRMMLKLHLEDAGHKTAQAENGLKALEALDEGRFDVILLDMKMDVMDGLTFLGMMNRKGHSVPVIVITAFSTVKTAVESMKLGAVDYLTKPVDIPQLMDALEKINEQSGDVLTPVENYRFGGVYTQEGLGSIIEQLKLVAPTDATVLILGESGTGKEIVARSIHDNSKRAQRPYLAINCAALSENIIESELFGHVKGAFTTAVKDNKGLFEAADGGTLFLDEIGELSLNVQAKLLRVLQEGAFERVGDTRTLKTNVRIVAATNRNLKKLSEKGDFREDLYFRLAVFPVEVPPLRERKEEIAPLVKFFIDKHAEKLGKLIKSADPAYIRKLSDYGFPGNIRELENIVERSIILTTGTKLEPVTLPAFGTERDGGLSIRGNERDLIIKALKKTGGNKTKAAEILQISRRTLHNKLKEFDLED encoded by the coding sequence ATGAAGATACTGATAGTTGATGACGAAAAAAACCACAGAATGATGCTCAAGCTTCACCTTGAAGATGCAGGGCACAAAACCGCACAGGCGGAAAACGGACTTAAAGCTCTGGAAGCGTTGGATGAAGGCAGGTTTGATGTTATCCTTCTGGACATGAAGATGGACGTTATGGATGGACTTACTTTTCTGGGCATGATGAACAGAAAAGGGCACAGTGTACCTGTGATAGTCATAACAGCGTTCTCCACTGTTAAAACCGCTGTGGAATCCATGAAGCTGGGAGCAGTGGACTACCTTACAAAGCCAGTGGACATCCCTCAGCTTATGGATGCTCTGGAAAAGATAAACGAGCAGTCCGGTGATGTCCTTACTCCTGTTGAAAACTACCGTTTCGGAGGGGTCTACACTCAGGAGGGGCTCGGTTCTATCATCGAACAGCTGAAACTCGTGGCTCCTACGGATGCAACAGTGCTGATCCTCGGAGAATCAGGCACGGGCAAAGAGATTGTTGCACGTTCCATCCACGACAATTCCAAAAGAGCACAAAGACCATATCTGGCTATAAACTGCGCTGCACTTTCAGAAAATATCATAGAAAGTGAGCTTTTCGGACATGTCAAAGGCGCATTCACCACCGCAGTAAAAGATAATAAAGGGTTATTCGAAGCAGCAGACGGCGGTACACTCTTTCTGGACGAGATAGGTGAACTTTCGCTGAATGTTCAGGCGAAACTCCTCCGTGTTTTACAGGAGGGGGCTTTCGAAAGGGTCGGAGACACCCGTACGCTGAAGACTAATGTGCGTATAGTCGCTGCAACCAACAGAAACTTAAAAAAATTGTCAGAAAAAGGTGACTTCAGAGAGGATCTGTACTTCAGGCTTGCGGTTTTCCCTGTTGAGGTCCCCCCCCTGCGTGAAAGAAAAGAAGAGATAGCTCCGCTGGTTAAGTTCTTCATAGACAAACATGCAGAAAAACTCGGCAAACTGATAAAGTCCGCCGATCCGGCATATATCAGAAAATTGTCAGATTACGGCTTCCCAGGTAATATCAGGGAACTTGAAAACATTGTTGAAAGAAGTATAATACTCACCACGGGAACAAAGCTTGAGCCTGTGACACTCCCCGCCTTCGGTACAGAAAGAGACGGTGGACTAAGCATACGGGGCAACGAACGGGACCTTATCATCAAGGCTCTGAAGAAAACCGGCGGCAACAAAACCAAGGCAGCAGAGATTTTACAGATATCCCGCAGAACACTTCACAATAAGCTCAAGGAATTTGACTTAGAGGATTAA
- a CDS encoding DUF2860 family protein, translating into MKNFIIITLLLMAVSTQAAPQGKNGFSGNIDIGMFGINSTDALMATGSNEDIDTLSDNPDSFSKLKPIVMSELRYKKGDILYHAGTPPTEANPQLLLGTTFLYGKSSVDLSVILAPFGKVWKDPYVSDRKSTRDSAAGLRLKLENISGTKFGTNIQMLSHDIDNDAIGRRFSDMKRNGETYSFTGDYKQPLSQYSVITPFVTYTIEDRNGDAMSGQGLQAGVKYLHKLNSGLIIPSFSISGMWYNEEDSVFDKTRKDTTTSAFLMYKHFTPFGLANTHINFLIGGSLRSSNIDFYDARTVFTGVTFGYDF; encoded by the coding sequence TTGAAAAACTTTATTATCATTACATTACTGCTCATGGCAGTTTCAACGCAGGCAGCACCACAGGGGAAAAACGGATTCAGCGGAAACATCGACATAGGCATGTTCGGAATAAACTCAACCGATGCTCTCATGGCTACAGGCAGCAACGAAGATATTGATACACTCTCAGATAATCCCGACAGCTTCAGTAAATTAAAACCGATTGTAATGTCCGAGCTTAGGTATAAAAAGGGCGACATACTTTATCACGCAGGAACTCCTCCTACAGAAGCAAATCCGCAGCTGCTTTTAGGTACAACATTTCTATACGGCAAATCCTCCGTTGATCTTTCTGTCATCCTCGCCCCGTTCGGCAAAGTCTGGAAAGACCCATATGTTTCAGACAGAAAAAGTACAAGAGACTCCGCAGCGGGACTCAGGCTTAAGCTGGAAAATATCTCCGGCACTAAGTTCGGAACAAATATTCAGATGCTCAGCCACGATATCGATAATGACGCAATAGGAAGACGATTCAGCGACATGAAGCGTAACGGCGAAACTTACTCGTTCACAGGAGACTATAAGCAGCCTCTCAGCCAGTACAGCGTAATTACCCCATTCGTCACATACACCATTGAAGACAGAAATGGGGACGCAATGAGCGGGCAGGGGCTTCAGGCAGGTGTCAAATATCTGCATAAATTAAATTCCGGACTAATCATACCAAGTTTCAGTATATCCGGTATGTGGTATAATGAAGAAGACTCTGTTTTTGATAAAACACGTAAGGATACAACAACTTCAGCATTTCTTATGTATAAGCATTTTACCCCCTTCGGACTGGCTAACACGCATATTAATTTTCTGATAGGCGGTTCACTGAGATCATCAAATATCGACTTTTATGATGCCAGAACAGTTTTTACAGGCGTAACATTCGGCTACGACTTCTGA
- the cysQ gene encoding 3'(2'),5'-bisphosphate nucleotidase CysQ → MSYDERLLHEVINIALQAGREIMRIYQMDFSVQYKGDNSPLTDADMRSNAIIIDGLRKLDKQYPILSEEAKFAAYAERKNWKNFWLVDPIDGTKEVIKKNGEFTVNIALIEEKLPVLGVVYAPALDTLYYGMKGFGAFRKTGGRLEKLPTEKNDPLTSKTIKVAVSRSHMNKETSDFIDRLSRNYPDCRIETISKGSSLKLCMVAEGSADIYPRIAPTMEWDTAAAHGVVKASGKGTYKLDSFTVDEDIFHKKIIAERLVYNKDDLLNPFFIVI, encoded by the coding sequence ATGAGTTATGACGAAAGACTTCTTCACGAAGTAATAAACATCGCTCTTCAGGCTGGCAGAGAAATTATGCGGATTTACCAAATGGATTTCTCTGTTCAGTATAAAGGTGACAACTCGCCGCTTACAGATGCGGATATGCGCTCCAACGCTATTATAATTGACGGACTGAGAAAACTGGACAAACAGTACCCCATCCTCTCAGAAGAAGCCAAGTTCGCGGCATACGCCGAGAGGAAAAACTGGAAAAACTTCTGGCTGGTTGACCCCATTGACGGAACGAAAGAGGTCATCAAGAAGAACGGAGAATTCACCGTAAATATAGCTCTCATCGAAGAGAAGTTGCCTGTTTTGGGTGTTGTCTATGCTCCCGCTCTTGATACACTTTATTACGGTATGAAAGGCTTTGGAGCTTTCAGGAAAACAGGCGGCAGACTTGAAAAACTGCCAACTGAAAAGAATGACCCTCTGACAAGCAAAACCATAAAAGTTGCGGTTTCCCGTTCTCATATGAACAAAGAGACCTCAGACTTCATAGACAGACTTTCCAGAAATTACCCTGACTGCCGTATTGAAACCATTTCCAAAGGCAGTTCACTGAAACTCTGCATGGTGGCGGAAGGTTCTGCTGATATATACCCGAGAATCGCCCCCACAATGGAGTGGGACACCGCTGCCGCTCATGGTGTTGTTAAAGCTTCAGGGAAAGGCACATACAAACTCGACTCTTTTACTGTGGATGAAGACATCTTCCATAAAAAAATCATTGCTGAAAGATTAGTATACAATAAAGATGATTTACTGAATCCGTTTTTTATTGTTATTTAG
- a CDS encoding NAD(P)/FAD-dependent oxidoreductase, translating into MKKVVILGGGFGGLAAIAHIRKQIKKKHVEVTLIDKNNYSLFTPMLPEVVSGNVKPDNIVLPLREICVKNSVRFVRDKVISVDKDNNCVICIENELKYDYLIVATGSKTNFRGNESAIENALQFKSITDAIDLKYLIIDHLEKASSMTSSDAKKSLLSFSVIGGGITGVELACEMNDFIKAKIKREYSNIGSEEYSINILEYYKTILPSIDESQAQKAQEAVVESGINIINNANVQEISKESIRFEQNGEQKILNSSITVWTAGVMGRDYLETISTNQTGDKRVFIEHELTPQGITDSNIFVIGDSCAYQYNEHILPPVAPLAMQQGIMAVINIVRNIDGKPKKDFNYFHFGYLVSLGKNNSVVNLFGLKLRGRFAYYVWKMLYLYKVGMFKKQIGVFFDWIMTSWFGNESVLIYDIEKAQMCRNTDKDSK; encoded by the coding sequence ATGAAAAAAGTTGTTATTCTCGGAGGCGGTTTCGGGGGGCTTGCTGCCATTGCCCACATCCGCAAACAGATAAAGAAGAAGCACGTTGAAGTCACCCTGATAGATAAAAATAACTATTCGCTATTCACCCCTATGCTTCCGGAAGTTGTCAGTGGAAATGTCAAACCGGACAATATTGTTCTCCCGCTGCGTGAGATATGTGTCAAAAATAGTGTACGTTTTGTCCGTGACAAAGTTATCAGTGTAGACAAGGATAATAACTGTGTGATCTGCATAGAAAATGAACTTAAATACGACTACCTTATAGTTGCTACCGGCTCCAAGACTAACTTCCGCGGTAACGAATCTGCCATCGAGAATGCACTTCAGTTTAAAAGCATAACCGATGCCATTGATCTTAAATATCTGATAATAGACCATCTGGAAAAAGCCAGCAGCATGACATCCTCTGATGCTAAAAAATCTTTGCTTTCCTTCTCTGTTATAGGCGGCGGAATAACGGGTGTTGAGCTAGCCTGCGAAATGAATGACTTTATCAAAGCAAAGATTAAACGTGAGTACAGCAACATAGGCTCTGAAGAATACAGCATAAACATTCTTGAATACTACAAAACAATCCTCCCCTCCATAGACGAATCTCAGGCACAAAAAGCGCAGGAAGCTGTAGTAGAAAGTGGAATAAATATTATCAACAATGCAAACGTTCAGGAAATTAGTAAAGAAAGCATCCGCTTTGAGCAGAACGGTGAACAAAAAATCCTGAACTCATCTATTACGGTATGGACAGCGGGCGTTATGGGGCGGGACTACCTTGAAACCATCAGCACTAATCAGACTGGTGATAAACGTGTTTTCATTGAACACGAGCTAACCCCGCAGGGCATTACAGACAGCAACATTTTTGTAATCGGCGACAGCTGTGCATATCAGTACAATGAACACATACTCCCGCCAGTTGCACCGCTTGCCATGCAGCAGGGGATAATGGCTGTTATCAATATAGTGCGCAACATTGACGGCAAACCCAAAAAGGATTTCAATTATTTTCACTTCGGATACCTTGTGTCCCTCGGTAAAAACAACTCCGTTGTCAATCTCTTCGGGTTAAAGCTCCGCGGAAGATTTGCATATTACGTATGGAAAATGCTCTACCTTTACAAGGTCGGGATGTTTAAAAAGCAGATAGGTGTGTTTTTCGACTGGATAATGACATCATGGTTCGGTAACGAGTCAGTGCTTATCTATGATATTGAAAAAGCACAAATGTGCAGAAACACAGATAAGGACAGCAAATAG
- a CDS encoding dihydroorotate dehydrogenase-like protein, which translates to MADISVDYMGLQLTSPVIAGSSTLTKDMDNLRRAEDAGAGAVVLKSLFEEEIRLEAGTVEETYHPEAYDYMTADAAMVYGSGEYLEYVKRAADKVTIPVIASINCEGTKWWAKFAGDIEEAGADAIELNIAFMPFEADITGQETEERYLEVVKEVKKTVSIPVGVKIGANFSAIPNMIRKLEEVGADSVTMFNKYFQLKINTRTLELEPVHTFSAPSDAYSVLRWVAVASRQCGVDISASTGVYDEDMLIQYLLAGAKTVQVTSALYKNGMSQISDLNSGLQAWMKKRNINEMNDVIGLATRKKIRQVQTFERLQYIKIADGAIFQ; encoded by the coding sequence ATGGCTGATATCAGTGTAGATTATATGGGATTACAGCTCACAAGTCCGGTCATCGCCGGAAGCAGTACTCTGACAAAAGATATGGACAATCTGCGCAGGGCAGAGGATGCCGGTGCGGGGGCTGTTGTGCTGAAATCTCTCTTCGAGGAAGAGATAAGGCTTGAAGCGGGCACTGTGGAAGAGACCTATCACCCTGAAGCGTATGACTATATGACAGCTGATGCCGCAATGGTTTACGGTTCAGGTGAATATCTGGAATATGTTAAGAGAGCGGCTGACAAGGTTACTATACCTGTCATCGCCAGTATCAACTGCGAAGGGACAAAGTGGTGGGCAAAATTTGCCGGAGATATCGAAGAAGCCGGCGCAGATGCTATTGAACTTAATATTGCCTTCATGCCATTTGAGGCGGACATCACCGGACAAGAGACGGAAGAACGCTACCTCGAGGTTGTCAAAGAGGTTAAAAAAACTGTCAGCATACCTGTCGGAGTGAAGATAGGGGCGAATTTTTCGGCGATACCTAATATGATAAGAAAGCTGGAAGAGGTTGGTGCAGACAGTGTGACGATGTTTAATAAATATTTCCAGTTGAAGATAAATACCAGAACACTTGAGCTGGAACCTGTGCATACTTTCAGTGCGCCATCGGATGCTTACAGCGTATTGCGCTGGGTTGCTGTGGCAAGCAGGCAGTGCGGGGTGGATATATCTGCTTCTACAGGCGTTTATGATGAAGATATGCTCATTCAATACCTCCTTGCAGGGGCTAAAACGGTTCAGGTGACTTCTGCTCTGTATAAGAACGGCATGAGCCAGATATCCGACCTGAACAGCGGTCTTCAGGCATGGATGAAAAAGAGGAACATCAACGAGATGAACGATGTTATCGGGCTTGCCACCAGAAAGAAGATCAGGCAGGTTCAGACATTTGAACGTCTTCAATACATTAAGATAGCTGACGGTGCTATATTTCAATAG
- a CDS encoding DNA translocase FtsK yields MDVENKGLKADIIFLTCLFFTIFATLSIYSHSESDPGWTLIIFTNYDQEVINLFGKTGAYFSDVLASLLGWTAYLLPLVFIWLTVRFHLHRKKTEMKMRKTVFRFVLYIVLCFVFSTMTGFFGGEDFAFASKPMGGIAGLFSADLFVSIVGEVGGIIICCFLATLLLFMLFPRFFMKLARGEMSLPKIKRNKQPEMYDEDEYQGEIPDIQKEEPAYKPEPEPAPAPAKKKTVQEEPEEKPVFKEAYQEPEIKEIQKVEKGRGKYNIPLRLLDEPVRDFKTESEAELKLKGEMLIAKLADFGVNGKIREIQPGPVVTQFEFEPAPGVKINKIANLSDDLALAMSAVSVRIIAPIPGKSVVGIELPNKHRGMVFLSELMKSKEFIQAKSMLTFAMGKDISGRPYISNLASMPHLLVAGTTGSGKSVAVNTLICSIVYKAPPELVKFIMVDPKMVELSIYDDIPHLAAPVVTEPRKAAQVLKNVVEEMENRYSVLASMKVRNLDSYNQKAENDPELPVMPYLVVIVDEFADLMLVAGKEVEQSIIRIAQMARAVGIHLVLATQRPSVNVITGIIKANMPARLSFRVSSKIDSRTILDASGAELLLGKGDSLFIPPGMSDTVRVHGCFVSDDEVGRIVEHLKTLGEPEYNMDLVKEESLDAEDVDESEMDEKYEEALELVKQKGFASISMVQRYLRIGYNRAARIVEIMEKRGIVAPSDGTSKPRELLIKD; encoded by the coding sequence ATGGATGTAGAAAACAAAGGGCTGAAAGCAGATATAATATTTCTTACCTGTCTGTTCTTTACAATATTTGCCACATTGTCTATTTACTCTCACTCGGAGTCTGATCCGGGGTGGACTCTCATAATTTTTACTAACTATGATCAAGAGGTTATAAACCTTTTTGGAAAGACCGGTGCTTATTTCAGCGACGTTTTGGCATCGCTTTTAGGCTGGACAGCTTATCTGCTGCCTCTTGTTTTTATCTGGCTTACAGTCAGGTTCCATCTGCATCGTAAAAAAACAGAGATGAAGATGCGCAAGACTGTTTTCCGTTTTGTGCTCTATATTGTTTTATGTTTTGTTTTTTCCACTATGACAGGATTTTTCGGCGGCGAAGACTTCGCTTTTGCGTCCAAACCTATGGGGGGTATAGCGGGACTTTTCTCTGCTGATCTTTTTGTTTCCATTGTCGGGGAAGTGGGCGGAATAATTATCTGCTGCTTTCTTGCCACGCTTCTGCTCTTTATGCTCTTCCCCCGCTTTTTTATGAAGCTCGCCAGAGGAGAGATGAGTCTGCCGAAGATCAAACGTAATAAACAGCCGGAAATGTACGATGAAGATGAATATCAGGGGGAGATTCCTGACATTCAGAAAGAAGAACCGGCATATAAACCTGAACCGGAGCCTGCGCCAGCACCTGCGAAGAAGAAGACTGTTCAGGAAGAACCTGAAGAAAAGCCTGTATTTAAAGAGGCGTATCAGGAGCCGGAGATAAAAGAGATTCAGAAAGTCGAAAAAGGGCGTGGGAAGTATAACATCCCTCTTAGGCTTCTGGACGAACCTGTAAGGGATTTCAAGACCGAGTCAGAAGCAGAACTGAAACTTAAGGGCGAAATGCTCATTGCAAAGCTGGCTGATTTCGGAGTGAACGGTAAGATAAGAGAGATTCAGCCGGGACCTGTGGTCACTCAGTTTGAGTTTGAGCCTGCTCCCGGTGTAAAGATAAATAAAATTGCAAACCTTTCAGACGACCTTGCTCTTGCGATGTCTGCCGTCAGTGTGCGCATCATAGCCCCTATCCCTGGTAAATCTGTTGTGGGGATAGAGCTTCCGAATAAGCATCGGGGGATGGTTTTTCTCTCTGAGCTTATGAAGTCAAAAGAGTTTATTCAGGCGAAGTCTATGCTGACATTTGCCATGGGGAAAGATATTTCGGGCAGACCGTACATCAGCAACCTTGCCTCTATGCCTCACCTTCTTGTGGCGGGGACAACAGGCAGCGGTAAATCTGTTGCTGTAAATACACTCATATGCTCAATAGTTTATAAAGCACCGCCGGAGCTTGTGAAATTCATAATGGTTGACCCGAAAATGGTGGAGCTGAGCATATATGACGATATCCCGCATCTCGCGGCGCCTGTTGTTACAGAGCCGAGAAAAGCGGCTCAGGTTCTTAAGAATGTAGTTGAAGAGATGGAAAATAGATATTCTGTCCTCGCATCAATGAAAGTGCGTAACCTCGACAGTTATAATCAGAAAGCAGAGAATGACCCTGAGCTTCCGGTTATGCCTTATCTGGTGGTGATAGTGGACGAGTTCGCAGACCTGATGCTTGTTGCCGGGAAAGAGGTTGAACAGTCGATTATACGTATCGCACAGATGGCGAGAGCCGTTGGGATACATCTTGTGCTTGCTACTCAGCGTCCGTCAGTAAATGTTATTACCGGAATTATCAAAGCAAACATGCCCGCAAGGCTGTCATTCAGGGTTTCATCAAAGATAGATTCCAGAACGATTCTTGATGCGTCCGGTGCGGAGCTGCTCCTCGGTAAGGGGGACTCGCTCTTTATACCTCCGGGCATGAGTGACACTGTGCGTGTGCACGGATGCTTTGTGTCTGACGACGAGGTAGGACGTATTGTTGAGCATCTCAAAACTCTGGGCGAACCTGAATACAACATGGATCTGGTGAAAGAAGAGAGCCTTGACGCTGAGGATGTTGATGAGTCGGAAATGGATGAAAAGTATGAGGAAGCGCTTGAGCTTGTTAAGCAAAAAGGTTTTGCGTCTATATCTATGGTGCAGCGTTATCTTCGCATAGGGTATAATCGGGCGGCACGCATCGTTGAGATCATGGAAAAGAGAGGGATAGTTGCTCCGTCTGACGGGACATCTAAGCCGAGAGAGCTTCTTATAAAAGATTAG
- a CDS encoding undecaprenyl-diphosphate phosphatase — protein MSIATAVILGIIQGLTEFLPVSSSGHLVLAQSIIKDFQQPGMLFDTLLHGATLGAVFVYFRRRIVELILTPMGLISSDYKIIYFENKRFWWGIIVASIPTGIIGLALESRVEGIFSTPAFVGYFLIFTSLLLIVSDRYKGTGEVTGVKAFIIGVVQGISVIPGISRAGATTATGLFLGIKREEMAEFTFLMSVPAIVGAIILQSKHMSAVPAGELTAYIAGMVAAFISGIFAISFMVYFIKRANLKAFALYCLIAGIVAIIWM, from the coding sequence ATGAGTATCGCTACAGCTGTCATACTTGGTATTATCCAGGGGCTGACAGAATTCTTACCCGTCAGCAGTTCCGGACACCTTGTACTTGCACAGTCTATTATTAAAGACTTTCAGCAGCCGGGAATGCTTTTTGACACGCTTCTGCACGGAGCGACCCTCGGTGCGGTATTTGTATATTTCAGAAGGAGGATAGTGGAGCTTATTCTCACCCCTATGGGGCTTATCAGCAGTGATTATAAGATAATATACTTTGAAAATAAACGTTTCTGGTGGGGGATAATAGTTGCCTCGATACCAACAGGAATAATCGGTCTTGCGCTGGAGAGCCGTGTTGAGGGGATATTTTCCACGCCTGCATTTGTAGGGTACTTTCTTATATTTACATCTCTGCTCCTGATCGTCTCTGACAGATACAAAGGCACTGGCGAAGTTACTGGGGTTAAGGCTTTTATAATAGGGGTTGTCCAGGGAATATCAGTTATCCCAGGGATATCCAGAGCGGGAGCAACTACAGCGACAGGGCTTTTTCTGGGCATTAAGCGTGAAGAGATGGCGGAATTCACATTTCTCATGTCTGTGCCTGCCATTGTGGGGGCTATTATTCTTCAGTCTAAACATATGTCTGCGGTGCCGGCAGGAGAGCTCACAGCTTATATAGCCGGGATGGTGGCTGCGTTTATAAGCGGAATTTTCGCCATAAGCTTTATGGTATATTTTATAAAACGGGCAAACCTTAAGGCATTTGCGCTTTACTGCCTGATAGCGGGGATCGTTGCGATAATATGGATGTAG
- a CDS encoding ribonuclease J yields the protein MSCSISFLGGVGEIGMNMYVYETEETAIIVDCGVMFADNNFPGIDYVIPDFEYLDKIKHKLKALFITHGHEDHVGAVPFLLRSFNMPVYGGKLSLGILEQKRGAKKVSPDLRSISPRQVVKAGDFTVKFLPVTHSISDTYALYIKCGDFSALHCSDYKIDQSPAGGEPFNPSDFTALAKEGLTALLVDSTNATSEGFTQSESSIKDDLKKIFRNAKGRIFFTSFSSNIDRFRQILDIAREVGRKVVLEGTALDRNISIAKSLGYIDLPDDLIVGLRASKKLPDDEICYIITGCQGETNSTLYRIASGERKDLHVREGDLFVISARVIPGNEKNLINLVNFIYKAGGNVVDIGKNRIHVSGHASQEEIKLMVNFTRPKYVIPVHGEPVHMITLKRILKGMGLVAPENVVLVEDGQKAVFENEELAKLDDVPHGKVFIDLRGHFVMDEDSVRDRKHLCRDGAVSIVAIRRKSDGTYIFPLTVETAGFELEPEQMTGLQDFLLENLGELVNDDDYDFTDIKGGLSRLTRRFFKKNLDRRPLVIPVVTEI from the coding sequence ATGTCTTGTTCTATATCATTTTTAGGCGGTGTCGGCGAGATAGGCATGAACATGTATGTCTACGAGACCGAAGAAACTGCCATTATCGTTGATTGCGGAGTTATGTTCGCGGATAACAACTTTCCGGGGATTGACTATGTCATACCCGATTTTGAGTATCTGGACAAAATTAAGCATAAGCTGAAAGCACTGTTCATCACCCATGGTCATGAAGACCACGTAGGTGCTGTTCCCTTTCTGCTCCGCAGTTTTAACATGCCTGTCTACGGCGGGAAGCTCTCTCTGGGGATTCTGGAACAGAAACGCGGCGCGAAAAAGGTCTCACCAGACCTGCGCAGCATATCCCCGAGACAAGTGGTTAAAGCGGGGGACTTCACTGTTAAGTTTCTCCCTGTAACACACTCGATAAGCGACACCTACGCACTGTATATTAAGTGCGGCGATTTCAGTGCACTGCACTGCTCTGACTACAAGATAGACCAGTCACCTGCCGGAGGGGAACCCTTCAACCCGTCAGATTTTACTGCACTGGCAAAAGAGGGGCTGACAGCTCTTCTGGTGGATTCCACCAATGCCACCAGCGAAGGCTTTACACAGTCAGAATCCAGCATTAAGGACGACCTGAAAAAGATTTTCCGCAATGCGAAAGGACGTATATTCTTTACCAGTTTTTCGTCCAATATCGACCGTTTCCGACAGATACTGGACATAGCCAGAGAGGTTGGGCGTAAGGTCGTTCTGGAAGGTACAGCTCTGGACAGAAATATCTCCATAGCGAAATCGCTGGGATATATAGACCTCCCTGATGATCTTATAGTGGGGCTTCGTGCGTCTAAAAAACTGCCTGACGACGAGATATGCTATATAATCACGGGCTGCCAGGGGGAGACAAACTCCACCCTTTACCGCATCGCCTCCGGTGAACGTAAAGACCTGCATGTCAGAGAGGGGGATCTTTTCGTGATCTCTGCAAGGGTTATCCCGGGGAATGAAAAGAACCTTATCAACCTTGTTAATTTCATATATAAAGCTGGTGGGAATGTCGTAGATATCGGCAAAAACCGCATTCATGTTTCCGGACACGCCTCTCAGGAAGAGATAAAGCTGATGGTGAACTTCACCAGACCTAAATATGTCATCCCTGTGCATGGTGAACCCGTGCATATGATAACATTAAAGCGCATTCTGAAAGGTATGGGGCTTGTCGCTCCTGAAAATGTTGTTCTGGTGGAAGACGGTCAGAAAGCTGTCTTTGAAAACGAAGAACTCGCGAAACTGGATGATGTTCCTCACGGAAAGGTCTTTATCGACCTGCGTGGACATTTTGTCATGGATGAGGATTCTGTACGGGACAGAAAGCATCTCTGCCGTGACGGTGCGGTTTCTATCGTTGCCATCAGGCGGAAGTCAGACGGCACATACATCTTTCCTCTGACTGTTGAGACAGCAGGTTTCGAGCTTGAGCCGGAACAGATGACGGGATTACAGGATTTTCTGCTTGAAAACCTTGGTGAACTCGTAAACGATGATGATTATGATTTTACAGATATAAAGGGCGGTCTCTCAAGGCTGACCCGCAGATTTTTTAAGAAGAATCTCGACAGGCGTCCTCTTGTGATACCTGTTGTGACGGAGATATAA
- a CDS encoding trimeric intracellular cation channel family protein — protein sequence MTFLQFLDFTGTVAFAASGAIAGARKHLDLYGICFLAIVTAVGGGTVRDALLGRLPPFSFTNITYFILSVLTAIAIFIFYKHISATYSLLVWMDALGLGVFNVIGITVALESGVGYFGSICFGVITGTGGGMLRDVLIGEIPFVLKQEVYATACIVAGMLFCLLHYTGINMQLNMVVSSMLLFAVRMVTFKLDINIPKIKHHD from the coding sequence ATGACGTTTTTACAATTTCTGGACTTCACCGGAACAGTGGCATTTGCAGCTTCGGGAGCCATTGCCGGTGCACGGAAGCATCTTGATCTTTACGGGATATGTTTCCTCGCCATTGTGACTGCTGTTGGCGGGGGCACAGTTCGTGATGCGCTTTTAGGGCGCTTACCTCCGTTTTCTTTCACTAACATTACTTACTTTATTCTTTCTGTGCTGACAGCAATTGCAATATTTATATTCTACAAGCATATTTCTGCGACATATTCTCTGCTTGTCTGGATGGATGCACTGGGGCTCGGAGTGTTTAATGTGATAGGCATCACTGTTGCTCTTGAAAGCGGCGTGGGGTATTTCGGCAGTATATGCTTTGGTGTTATCACAGGCACAGGGGGGGGTATGCTGCGTGATGTGCTTATAGGCGAGATCCCCTTTGTACTGAAACAGGAAGTATATGCTACGGCATGTATTGTCGCCGGGATGCTGTTCTGTCTGCTGCACTACACAGGCATTAATATGCAGTTAAACATGGTTGTCTCCTCTATGCTCCTTTTTGCTGTTCGTATGGTGACTTTCAAGCTGGATATAAATATCCCAAAAATTAAACATCACGACTAA